A single genomic interval of Patescibacteria group bacterium harbors:
- a CDS encoding four helix bundle protein, protein MTNDQANPNGIKPKAKYDLEERTAKYAEAIIDFSRKLPQDTISRPLINQIIRSGTSIGANYSEADEASSKKDFLNKIAIAKKETKETKYWLRIIAHALPQYKDEARILWREAQELNLIFAAITRNCKNKN, encoded by the coding sequence ATGACCAATGACCAAGCAAATCCCAATGGCATAAAACCCAAAGCAAAATACGATTTAGAAGAAAGAACAGCTAAATACGCGGAAGCAATAATAGATTTTTCAAGAAAACTGCCGCAAGATACTATCAGCCGGCCATTGATAAATCAAATAATCAGATCAGGAACCAGCATAGGAGCAAACTACAGCGAGGCGGATGAAGCCAGCTCTAAAAAAGATTTTTTAAATAAGATTGCCATAGCTAAAAAAGAAACAAAAGAAACTAAATATTGGTTAAGGATTATCGCTCATGCGTTACCGCAATATAAAGATGAGGCCAGAATATTATGGCGGGAAGCCCAGGAATTAAATTTAATTTTTGCCGCTATAACCAGGAACTGTAAAAATAAAAATTAG
- a CDS encoding tetratricopeptide repeat protein encodes MSEKFINKIDGLISILIKATIFLLPLFFLLWTSEYFEFNKQFLLRLIMPLALFLWLARQAARGEITIKTNPLNLPIIIFLALTGLSAIFSLDIFSSFFGSYGRFSDGWLGLLSLAIFYFLLINTGLADSAAKIFVLLKLLFYSAGAAAIISLLAMFGATQSLAAGWFNILALPSFNPAGESFLSLAVFLAVMAVLAAGFLFSGAIKKLDRFIFSAGLALFLVVLALINFYLSWIILALGAGLLIIFCWLKIGFSFKKILNYYLLIPIALMLAAVLMLVLPNFSPAKIILGRELPSEVRLDYKTAVLITKNVINKNPIFGSGPATFSQSFSLYRPAELNKNNYWQVRFDKSYSQFLEIPATSGLPALLSWLLVVSLIIYINIILFIKYFKNRQPALADGDYDLITAVFTAFLLLFFAQLFFPVNTVLNFSAWLFAALAIAFWQIHNQAVFKEKIFNLKTTAILSWLWLLGLFLLSALCLPLAFFEIKFFTAEIVAAPAFSSEANLLLAVKLNPNRAEYHIKLAEFYLNRARVEAAKPRGEKDNNVTELYITRSIEAGRRAVLAAPNSVQTHETLAMIYRDVRPLTIGAEIWAVQFFTSALALEPTNPILAAELAKAYLNNNDAASAEKYFIKALELKADYYEAKFGLAKAYLKNKKDYLALNLLNELATEVYDAEIFYELGRFYYNHGEIAKAIDRFKLVLNIAPKHSNSLYSLAVAYEAKGDTEEALKYYNQVLELNPGNEEVIKKIKELSGKSR; translated from the coding sequence ATGTCCGAAAAATTCATAAATAAAATAGATGGCTTAATATCAATCTTAATCAAGGCGACTATTTTTCTCTTGCCTTTATTTTTTTTACTTTGGACTAGCGAATATTTTGAGTTTAATAAGCAATTTTTACTCCGCCTGATTATGCCTTTGGCGCTATTTTTATGGCTCGCGCGTCAAGCGGCAAGAGGAGAGATAACCATTAAAACTAATCCCTTAAATCTGCCGATTATAATTTTTTTAGCCTTAACCGGCCTGTCGGCTATTTTTAGTTTAGATATATTTTCTTCTTTTTTCGGCTCTTACGGCCGTTTTTCCGACGGCTGGCTCGGCTTATTAAGCCTGGCGATTTTTTATTTTTTATTAATCAATACCGGCCTGGCCGACAGCGCGGCAAAGATTTTTGTTTTGCTGAAATTATTATTTTATTCAGCCGGCGCGGCGGCAATTATTTCGCTGCTAGCCATGTTCGGCGCGACGCAATCGCTCGCGGCCGGCTGGTTTAATATTTTAGCTTTACCTTCGTTTAATCCGGCCGGCGAATCGTTTTTGAGTTTAGCTGTTTTTTTAGCCGTGATGGCGGTTTTAGCCGCGGGATTTTTATTTTCCGGCGCCATAAAAAAACTTGACCGTTTTATTTTTAGCGCCGGCCTGGCTTTGTTTTTAGTAGTTTTAGCGCTAATAAATTTTTATTTAAGCTGGATAATATTGGCTTTAGGCGCCGGGCTTTTAATTATTTTTTGCTGGCTTAAAATCGGTTTTAGTTTTAAAAAAATATTAAATTATTATTTATTAATTCCTATCGCCTTAATGCTGGCGGCTGTTTTAATGCTGGTCTTGCCTAACTTCAGCCCGGCTAAAATAATTTTGGGCCGCGAATTGCCGAGCGAAGTTAGGCTTGATTATAAAACAGCGGTTTTAATAACGAAAAATGTAATTAATAAAAATCCGATTTTCGGCAGCGGACCGGCGACTTTTTCCCAAAGCTTTTCCCTTTACCGCCCGGCCGAGCTTAATAAAAATAATTATTGGCAGGTTAGGTTTGATAAAAGCTATTCGCAATTTTTAGAAATACCGGCTACCTCCGGATTGCCGGCGCTTTTAAGCTGGCTCTTAGTCGTTAGCCTGATAATTTACATAAATATAATTTTATTTATCAAATATTTTAAAAATCGCCAGCCGGCGCTCGCGGACGGGGACTATGATTTAATTACCGCCGTCTTTACGGCTTTTCTTTTATTATTTTTCGCCCAGCTGTTTTTTCCGGTTAACACGGTTTTAAATTTTTCCGCCTGGCTTTTCGCCGCGCTGGCGATCGCTTTTTGGCAAATCCATAATCAAGCGGTTTTTAAAGAAAAAATATTCAATTTAAAAACAACCGCGATATTATCTTGGCTGTGGCTCCTCGGCTTGTTTTTATTAAGCGCTTTATGCCTGCCGCTGGCATTTTTTGAAATAAAATTTTTTACGGCTGAAATAGTTGCGGCCCCTGCCTTTAGCAGCGAAGCTAATTTGCTGTTAGCGGTTAAGCTAAATCCCAACCGAGCCGAATACCATATCAAGCTGGCTGAATTTTATTTAAATCGCGCGCGAGTAGAAGCGGCTAAACCGCGAGGCGAAAAAGACAATAATGTTACGGAGCTATATATTACCCGATCAATAGAAGCCGGCCGGCGAGCCGTTTTAGCCGCGCCCAATTCGGTACAAACCCACGAGACACTTGCCATGATTTACCGCGATGTCCGGCCGCTAACCATCGGAGCGGAAATTTGGGCCGTACAGTTTTTTACGAGCGCTTTAGCGCTGGAGCCGACTAATCCGATCTTAGCCGCCGAGCTGGCTAAAGCTTATTTAAATAATAATGACGCGGCCAGCGCGGAAAAATATTTTATTAAGGCCTTAGAGCTGAAAGCCGATTACTACGAAGCTAAATTTGGCCTGGCCAAAGCTTATTTAAAAAATAAAAAAGATTATTTGGCGCTTAATCTTTTAAATGAATTGGCTACGGAAGTTTATGACGCGGAAATTTTTTATGAGCTGGGCAGATTTTATTATAACCACGGCGAAATCGCTAAGGCCATAGACAGATTTAAGCTGGTTTTAAACATCGCGCCCAAACATTCCAACAGCTTATACAGCTTAGCCGTAGCTTACGAGGCTAAAGGCGATACTGAAGAAGCCTTAAAATATTATAATCAAGTATTGGAATTAAATCCGGGAAATGAAGAAGTGATTAAGAAAATTAAAGAGTTAAGCGGTAAATCCCGCTAG
- the purE gene encoding 5-(carboxyamino)imidazole ribonucleotide mutase translates to MTTEKRPIAVGVIIGSDSDVPIVEKAKEILEEFKIPYAATICSAHRTPEDLERIVRDWEQNRGCKIFIAAAGAAAHLAGTIASRTVRPVIAIPIAGKTLTAVNGLDALLSSAQMPTGIPVATVAINGAANAALLAIEILAISDTAIENKLSTYRKKLIYETRDKAEKLKKAGWPD, encoded by the coding sequence ATGACAACGGAAAAAAGACCTATTGCAGTCGGAGTTATTATCGGCAGCGATTCGGACGTACCGATCGTTGAAAAAGCGAAAGAAATACTTGAAGAATTCAAAATTCCTTATGCCGCGACAATCTGTTCCGCTCACCGTACGCCTGAAGATTTAGAGAGAATTGTCAGGGACTGGGAGCAAAATCGCGGTTGTAAAATTTTTATCGCCGCGGCCGGAGCCGCCGCTCATCTGGCTGGAACTATAGCTTCTCGAACAGTCAGGCCGGTAATAGCCATACCTATAGCCGGTAAAACGTTGACAGCGGTCAACGGACTTGACGCGTTACTTTCAAGCGCGCAAATGCCCACAGGAATTCCCGTAGCAACGGTGGCGATTAACGGAGCGGCCAATGCGGCTCTTCTGGCCATAGAAATTCTGGCGATTAGTGATACCGCGATAGAAAATAAGCTCTCTACATACCGCAAAAAACTAATATATGAAACCAGAGATAAAGCGGAAAAACTTAAAAAAGCCGGCTGGCCTGATTAA
- a CDS encoding Bro-N domain-containing protein yields MKKNKKIAIFEGQKIRRIWDENKELWYFSVVDVVEVLTDSVDARDYWYRMKIRVKNEDGIELSTICRQLKLIANDGKYYLTDVADTEGIFRVIQSIPSPKAEPFKLWLARIGYERVEETEDPEKGIQRAMATYLKKGYSKEWVDLRLKSMEIRKDLTNEWDKRGVKTSDEFAILTDDITFAWAGLKIKDYKKHKDLKKENLRDNMTNLELVLNMLAETATAEISKKRQPKNFPANRRVAREGGGIAGTARKQIEAKTGQPVISNANFQARKKLLKK; encoded by the coding sequence ATGAAAAAAAATAAAAAAATCGCGATTTTTGAAGGACAGAAAATTCGCCGAATTTGGGATGAAAATAAAGAATTATGGTATTTTTCCGTGGTGGATGTTGTTGAAGTTTTAACTGACAGCGTGGATGCTCGAGATTATTGGTATAGGATGAAGATTAGAGTGAAAAATGAGGATGGAATTGAGTTGTCGACAATTTGTCGACAACTGAAATTAATAGCTAATGACGGCAAATATTATTTAACTGATGTTGCTGACACGGAAGGGATATTTAGAGTCATCCAATCAATACCCTCGCCTAAAGCCGAGCCGTTTAAATTATGGCTGGCTAGAATCGGCTATGAGCGGGTTGAAGAAACCGAAGATCCGGAAAAAGGCATTCAAAGGGCTATGGCCACCTATCTTAAAAAAGGCTATTCTAAAGAATGGGTGGACTTGCGCTTAAAGAGCATGGAAATCAGAAAAGATTTAACCAATGAATGGGATAAGCGAGGCGTTAAAACGTCCGATGAATTCGCAATTTTGACCGACGATATAACTTTCGCCTGGGCCGGGCTGAAAATAAAGGATTATAAAAAACATAAAGATTTAAAGAAAGAAAATTTACGGGACAATATGACTAATTTGGAATTAGTTTTAAATATGCTGGCCGAAACCGCGACCGCGGAAATTTCCAAAAAGCGCCAGCCTAAAAATTTTCCGGCCAATCGCAGGGTAGCGAGAGAGGGCGGCGGCATTGCCGGAACGGCGAGAAAACAAATTGAAGCTAAAACCGGACAGCCGGTAATTTCCAATGCCAATTTTCAAGCGCGAAAAAAGCTGTTGAAAAAATAA
- a CDS encoding LamG-like jellyroll fold domain-containing protein, with protein MKLKKLKNFFKPKKTAIIAAVLPCLLIAILGSLVYWSVTGQNDKTAFNFALPATYDQPIRITLAGRELLISPLGNVASAKAETDKDNSNIIRYLDAFTNTDIVQTKYANKLKEDIILKQPGHPEIFEYQINVQLYDFIKSESGDFVFYQKGKSGEELYKLFTIPAPFLVDADGIKSSLNDVETFLTGDGRLTLKPSVEWLTKAKYPVILDPTIEISIINVHSHPAQGENWTVEFKTQGAGDLKIIPNDQATIDDDEFVSLSCGTEKRDAQILAGDIIFYPNWSCGETATVIHYTKKAGQHTLRFELGEQIAFAYNQSLPADPVHSKTETLRPNGAGSETAITNQFPASGEHWDKIDETTADDDSTYVMTGGSWQRDLYALPNHASSGRINYVKIYARLKNNLGSASNGKISIRTNGTAYDSSAYPLTTSWANYSNTWATNPQTGKVWTWAEIDALEAGVSLNSASILKGQPILMADGSQKNIEDVKIGDEVMSYNLDLKKAEPDKVVGLGGGSHDDYLVFNGTLKTSLNHVIWTTSGYKPAEEIKVGDWLLNSAGEEVEVRQIEYVKEKVDTYDLTIEKNHNFFVSNYLVHNRDIISGLATQVYVEVGYTPTTQINSPLSGRFKDSSLVGYWSFDGADMSWGSTTAEALDRSGNSNNGNVIGFDSKSTASGISGQALSFDGVDDYVDAGANSITGSNPFTLAAWLKKGGVQPDGYGLAVFIGDASSDQSAWIGWCSTAQHGTANSIGGGFYGTNYGSGITDSDWHYVVQTFAGGSNGAVVLYVDGVPKVNDNMTPNLQNTSVRFGKTNTGTAYSYNGFVDDVRIYNRALSPAEISEQYRAGSARMKVNSPAPAVADTASSLVGYWSFNGADMNWGSTTAESLDRSGNNNNGDVLNFDSKSTASGISGQALSFDGVNDYVSISDNGTVLDFTNTSQYTWSSWIKNASTTSGISCFLSKDFGATGKTAGFNLCLNQTGSTADVVICKGNSSFALDCSSGLGLNIPVNQWNNISITYDGASNWGIYKNGSFRGNVSFAVTSDTLYKYFIGAGVDTISIAGQTPEYFFKGSIDDVRVYNRTLTADEILQLYNFGARRAEVRQ; from the coding sequence ATGAAATTAAAAAAACTGAAAAATTTTTTCAAGCCTAAAAAAACCGCTATTATAGCGGCGGTTTTGCCTTGTTTGCTTATCGCCATATTGGGAAGCCTGGTTTATTGGAGCGTAACCGGCCAAAATGACAAAACCGCTTTTAATTTCGCCCTGCCCGCGACTTACGACCAGCCGATAAGAATAACTTTAGCCGGCCGGGAGCTTCTAATTTCTCCTCTAGGCAACGTTGCCTCGGCTAAAGCCGAGACTGATAAAGATAATAGTAATATCATCAGATACCTAGACGCTTTTACCAATACGGATATCGTCCAGACAAAATATGCCAACAAACTCAAAGAAGATATTATTTTAAAACAGCCGGGCCATCCGGAAATTTTTGAATATCAAATCAATGTTCAGTTATACGATTTCATAAAAAGCGAGTCGGGCGATTTTGTTTTTTATCAAAAAGGCAAAAGCGGCGAGGAGCTGTATAAGCTTTTTACCATTCCGGCGCCATTTTTAGTTGACGCGGACGGAATAAAAAGTTCGCTTAACGACGTGGAAACTTTTTTAACCGGCGACGGCCGGCTGACTTTAAAACCCAGCGTTGAATGGCTAACCAAAGCTAAGTATCCGGTGATTTTAGATCCGACCATAGAAATCAGCATAATAAATGTTCATTCCCATCCGGCTCAAGGCGAAAACTGGACGGTTGAATTTAAAACCCAAGGCGCGGGTGATTTAAAAATTATTCCTAATGATCAAGCGACCATAGACGACGATGAATTCGTGTCTTTGAGCTGTGGGACCGAAAAACGCGATGCGCAAATTTTAGCAGGAGATATTATTTTTTATCCAAATTGGTCGTGCGGTGAAACAGCGACAGTTATTCACTATACCAAAAAAGCCGGCCAGCATACTTTAAGATTTGAGCTCGGGGAGCAGATTGCCTTCGCCTATAATCAGTCCCTTCCTGCCGACCCCGTCCACTCCAAAACCGAAACCTTAAGGCCGAACGGCGCGGGCAGCGAAACGGCCATTACTAATCAATTTCCTGCTTCCGGCGAGCATTGGGACAAGATTGATGAAACGACGGCGGATGATGATAGTACTTATGTCATGACAGGCGGTTCCTGGCAAAGAGATCTTTATGCTTTGCCAAATCATGCTAGCTCGGGGAGAATCAATTATGTCAAGATTTACGCGCGCTTGAAAAATAATTTAGGTTCCGCTTCTAACGGTAAAATTTCTATCAGAACAAATGGTACTGCTTATGATTCCAGCGCCTATCCCCTTACAACCAGTTGGGCAAATTATTCCAATACTTGGGCAACGAACCCGCAGACCGGCAAGGTCTGGACTTGGGCTGAAATAGACGCGCTTGAAGCCGGTGTTTCCCTGAATAGCGCAAGCATACTTAAAGGCCAGCCGATTTTAATGGCCGACGGCAGCCAGAAAAATATTGAAGACGTAAAAATTGGCGATGAAGTGATGTCATATAATTTGGATTTAAAAAAAGCTGAACCGGACAAAGTTGTTGGGCTGGGGGGCGGCTCGCATGATGACTACCTTGTTTTTAACGGCACCTTAAAAACTTCACTGAACCATGTTATTTGGACGACCAGCGGCTATAAGCCGGCGGAAGAGATAAAAGTCGGCGACTGGCTTTTAAATTCCGCGGGCGAGGAAGTTGAAGTTCGGCAAATAGAATATGTTAAAGAAAAAGTTGACACCTATGATTTAACCATAGAAAAAAATCATAATTTTTTCGTCAGCAATTATTTGGTTCATAATCGTGATATTATCAGTGGACTTGCCACGCAAGTTTATGTGGAAGTTGGTTATACGCCGACGACGCAAATCAACTCGCCGCTTTCCGGACGATTTAAAGATTCGTCGCTGGTCGGCTACTGGAGTTTTGACGGCGCGGATATGAGCTGGGGGTCTACTACGGCCGAAGCGCTGGACCGTTCGGGCAATAGCAACAACGGCAATGTGATTGGTTTTGACAGTAAATCCACGGCCTCGGGCATTTCCGGCCAAGCGTTAAGTTTTGACGGGGTGGATGATTATGTGGATGCGGGAGCAAACAGTATTACAGGCAGCAATCCATTTACTTTGGCGGCTTGGCTAAAAAAAGGAGGTGTTCAGCCGGATGGTTACGGCTTAGCTGTTTTTATTGGAGATGCTTCCTCTGACCAATCTGCTTGGATTGGTTGGTGCAGTACCGCCCAGCATGGAACCGCTAATTCAATCGGCGGCGGTTTTTACGGCACGAATTATGGTTCCGGTATTACTGACAGTGATTGGCATTATGTGGTTCAAACTTTTGCCGGCGGAAGCAATGGAGCGGTTGTTTTATATGTTGACGGCGTGCCGAAAGTAAATGATAACATGACTCCAAATTTACAAAATACCTCGGTCAGATTTGGTAAGACCAATACAGGGACAGCGTATTCTTATAATGGTTTTGTTGACGACGTCCGCATTTACAATCGTGCTTTGTCGCCTGCGGAAATTTCCGAACAATACCGCGCCGGCTCGGCGCGGATGAAAGTTAATTCTCCGGCGCCGGCGGTCGCCGATACCGCTAGTTCATTGGTCGGCTATTGGAGTTTTAATGGCGCGGATATGAACTGGGGATCTACTACGGCCGAATCACTAGACCGGAGCGGAAATAATAATAACGGCGATGTGCTTAATTTTGACAGCAAGTCCACGGCCTCGGGCATTTCCGGCCAGGCGCTAAGTTTTGACGGGGTGAATGATTATGTTTCAATTTCTGATAACGGAACGGTTTTAGATTTTACTAATACCAGCCAATATACTTGGTCAAGCTGGATAAAAAATGCCAGCACAACTTCGGGGATTTCATGCTTTTTGTCAAAAGATTTTGGAGCCACGGGGAAAACAGCGGGATTTAATTTATGTTTAAATCAGACCGGCAGTACAGCGGACGTTGTAATTTGCAAAGGAAATTCATCTTTTGCGTTAGATTGCTCCAGCGGATTAGGATTAAATATCCCGGTTAACCAGTGGAATAATATTTCCATTACTTATGATGGAGCTTCTAATTGGGGAATCTATAAAAACGGTAGCTTTAGGGGAAATGTTAGTTTTGCGGTAACATCTGATACTTTATATAAATATTTTATTGGCGCAGGAGTAGATACGATAAGTATCGCAGGTCAAACCCCAGAATATTTTTTTAAGGGTTCTATTGACGACGTTCGGGTTTATAACCGCACCCTTACGGCTGATGAAATTTTGCAATTGTATAATTTTGGCGCGAGAAGGGCGGAGGTTAGGCAGTAA
- a CDS encoding lyase family protein — protein sequence MIKRYQKQKIEEIFNEPRKYLLWEMTEKMLLRARVELGILQDKIYRRIIGIWGKHPIDISYLHELEKRLKHDLNSFLGERNRHLDEDDAAKVHEDITSYDTEESAFIRMLKDAVAEVKKEVEITFNILGTMAVKYKYTVMYAHTHGQGAKLQSFGKRCLGWREQLAIDLRLLSFIEHYLNFSKMSGAVGNYGNIDPELEKLTLGYLGFKPFYGATQIMPREIYAMLASALCQLIFTLEKISLDIRLGARSGRPIYQEPFNKEQMGSSAMPHKRNTISTEQMEGMSRLGMGCFIAILQNIRTWEERAIEQSCVERVAWPDLFHIVIHCLETMNKVLSGLDVHQENMLMEIVESRGCYASDEAKEFIKKKAVALGLTAEECYRIVQLAAFNVLEPDQLMKEYKTMTLKDLTQADQWLERFKNTACDCGMTIETKILTASLATHELLKASEADVAKWNQALAKIFSDESCKAEWKKLFSPSFLLRNEAFLYQEILKE from the coding sequence ATGATAAAGCGATACCAGAAGCAAAAGATAGAGGAGATATTTAACGAACCAAGAAAATATTTACTTTGGGAAATGACCGAAAAAATGTTGCTGCGGGCCAGGGTGGAGTTAGGCATACTGCAAGATAAAATATACCGACGGATTATAGGAATCTGGGGAAAGCACCCAATCGATATATCTTATCTTCATGAATTAGAGAAGAGATTAAAACATGATCTCAACTCTTTTCTCGGAGAACGAAACAGGCATTTGGACGAAGATGACGCGGCTAAGGTGCATGAAGATATAACCTCCTACGACACGGAAGAGTCGGCGTTTATTAGAATGTTAAAAGATGCGGTGGCTGAAGTTAAAAAAGAGGTTGAAATTACTTTTAACATTCTTGGAACAATGGCCGTTAAATATAAATACACTGTCATGTACGCGCATACTCACGGCCAAGGCGCCAAACTTCAATCTTTCGGCAAAAGATGCCTTGGCTGGCGCGAACAGCTGGCTATTGACCTCCGGCTCCTCTCATTTATCGAACACTATCTTAATTTTTCAAAAATGTCCGGCGCCGTAGGCAACTACGGAAATATTGATCCGGAATTGGAAAAATTAACCTTGGGCTACCTTGGCTTCAAGCCATTTTACGGCGCTACCCAAATTATGCCGCGGGAAATATATGCTATGCTCGCGTCGGCGCTTTGCCAGCTGATTTTTACGCTGGAAAAAATCTCTCTTGACATAAGGCTGGGAGCGAGAAGCGGCCGCCCAATTTATCAGGAACCATTTAATAAGGAACAAATGGGTTCATCGGCTATGCCGCATAAGCGGAATACGATAAGCACCGAACAAATGGAAGGCATGTCCAGGCTGGGGATGGGGTGCTTTATTGCCATCTTGCAGAACATCCGCACCTGGGAGGAAAGAGCCATTGAGCAGTCATGCGTCGAGCGAGTTGCCTGGCCTGATTTATTCCACATCGTCATCCATTGCCTTGAAACTATGAATAAAGTATTGTCAGGGCTTGATGTGCATCAGGAAAACATGCTGATGGAGATTGTTGAATCTCGCGGCTGCTATGCCTCGGATGAAGCTAAAGAATTTATCAAAAAGAAAGCGGTCGCGCTTGGCTTAACTGCCGAAGAATGTTATCGCATCGTGCAACTGGCCGCTTTTAATGTCCTTGAACCGGATCAACTGATGAAAGAGTATAAAACCATGACTCTTAAAGACTTAACTCAGGCGGACCAATGGCTCGAAAGGTTTAAAAACACTGCTTGCGATTGCGGCATGACCATTGAGACAAAAATACTCACGGCATCGCTGGCAACGCATGAGCTGTTGAAAGCGTCTGAAGCTGACGTTGCGAAGTGGAACCAGGCTCTCGCCAAAATCTTCTCTGATGAATCATGCAAGGCGGAATGGAAAAAACTTTTCAGCCCGTCGTTCCTCTTGCGCAATGAAGCGTTTCTGTATCAAGAAATTTTGAAAGAATAA
- a CDS encoding phosphoribosylaminoimidazolesuccinocarboxamide synthase encodes MKPEIKRKNLKKPAGLINLEPVTKKQKWKGDKNMKLTNLTLIRRGSAKDIYRVDKTDIAFRFTKWFSVFDVGRASYGIPGKDRAMCACAVKSFRIAAEIGIPTHFVEQIDDVTIRVKEAQIITNRHMTAKDENYVIPAEHIYRLNNAGSIDRDFRSGKKKPEDYGLPAGVIPAVGTPFPYPIHMFTTKFEKIDRDLSDEEMLAMAGITPEDRDQYWSMIDRLIGACSLAMARVGYALLDGKCEPIMGPGRKKMIGDVFCTPDEDRPVPLDKLRYGIVEHHSKEFIRQELIKIGYKRQLDEARLAGKPDPPIPLLPEETIAEIGWRYKTVAEAYAGVIL; translated from the coding sequence ATGAAACCAGAGATAAAGCGGAAAAACTTAAAAAAGCCGGCTGGCCTGATTAACCTTGAGCCAGTAACCAAAAAACAAAAATGGAAGGGAGATAAGAACATGAAACTCACGAATTTAACGTTAATTAGAAGGGGTAGCGCCAAAGACATCTATCGGGTGGATAAAACCGACATCGCTTTCCGTTTTACGAAATGGTTTTCGGTCTTTGACGTCGGACGGGCCAGCTACGGCATTCCGGGAAAAGACAGGGCTATGTGTGCTTGTGCGGTCAAATCTTTCCGGATAGCGGCGGAAATAGGCATACCCACCCATTTCGTGGAGCAGATTGACGATGTGACTATCCGCGTCAAAGAAGCCCAGATCATTACGAATCGCCACATGACCGCGAAAGACGAAAACTATGTCATCCCGGCCGAACATATTTATCGCCTTAATAATGCCGGCAGTATTGATCGCGATTTCAGATCAGGTAAAAAGAAGCCGGAAGATTATGGCTTGCCGGCCGGTGTTATTCCTGCAGTCGGAACCCCGTTCCCCTACCCGATCCATATGTTCACGACAAAATTTGAAAAAATCGACCGTGATCTATCCGACGAAGAAATGCTGGCCATGGCCGGCATAACCCCCGAGGATCGCGACCAGTATTGGTCAATGATTGATCGCTTAATCGGCGCCTGCTCCCTGGCGATGGCCAGAGTCGGCTACGCTTTACTTGACGGTAAATGCGAACCCATTATGGGGCCGGGGAGAAAAAAAATGATTGGCGACGTTTTCTGCACGCCGGACGAGGATCGACCAGTACCGCTTGATAAATTAAGATACGGCATCGTCGAACACCATTCCAAGGAATTTATTCGTCAGGAACTTATCAAAATAGGCTACAAGCGCCAGCTTGATGAAGCGCGCTTAGCCGGCAAACCTGATCCGCCCATCCCCCTTCTGCCGGAGGAAACCATCGCCGAAATCGGCTGGCGATATAAAACTGTAGCCGAAGCTTACGCAGGAGTCATACTGTAA